The proteins below are encoded in one region of Festucalex cinctus isolate MCC-2025b chromosome 2, RoL_Fcin_1.0, whole genome shotgun sequence:
- the slc25a55b gene encoding solute carrier family 25 member 55b isoform X1 → MAHQQQMSLPAKLINGGIAGMVGVTCVFPIDLAKTRLQNQRSGQQLYKNMMDCLIKTVKSEGYFGMYRGAAVNLTLVTPEKAIKLAANDFFRHQLSKDGGKLTVFKEMLAGCCAGMCQVIITTPMEMLKIQLQDAGRLAAQQRVMPSVVATLKMGGTSAVLSRSYNASPSPQVRTVSATQITRDLLKTKGVTGLYRGLGATLMRDIPFSVIYFPLFAHLHQLGQNSSDNPSVPFHWSFVSGCLAGSVAAVAVSPCDVVKTRLQSLKKGTNEETYNGVVDCVRKIMRKEGPAAFLKGASCRALVIAPLFGIVQVVYFVGVGDILLGYTPYSVYSV, encoded by the exons ATGGCCCACCAACAACAGATGAG CTTACCAGCCAAACTGATTAATGGAGGAATTGCAGGCATGGTCGGAGTCACCTGTGTATTCCCAATCGACCTGGCCAAGACACGCCTGCAAAATCAACGGAGCGGGCAACAACTGTACAAGAATAT GATGGACTGTCTCATAAAGACGGTAAAATCCGAGGGCTACTTTGGCATGTATAGAG GCGCTGCTGTCAATCTCACCCTAGTGACTCCCGAGAAAGCCATTAAACTCGCCGCCAACGACTTTTTTCGCCACCAGCTCAGCAAAGATGG TGGTAAACTGACGGTGTTTAAGGAGATGTTGGCGGGATGTTGTGCGGGAATGTGCCAGGTGATTATCACCACGCCCATGGAGATGCTGAAGATCCAGCTCCAGGATGCCGGCAGGCTCG CGGCACAGCAGCGAGTAATGCCCAGTGTGGTAGCAACTCTGAAGATGGGCGGGACCAGCGCTGTCCTTAGTCGTTCCTACAACGCAAGCCCCTCGCCTCAGGTCAGGACAGTATCAGCCACACAGATTACCAGAGACTTGCTGAAGACCAAAGGTGTCACAGGATTGTACAGGGGACTCGGGGCCACGTTAATGCG GGACATTCCCTTCTCGGTCATCTACTTCCCTCTTTTTGCACACTTGCACCAACTCGGTCAGAATTCGTCAGACAACCCATCGGTGCCCTTCCATTGGTCTTTTGTGTCCGGATGCTTGGCTGGATCCGTTGCAGCCGTGGCTGTCAGCCCATGTGACG tggTCAAAACAAGACTACAATCCCTGAAAAAGGGAACCAACGAGGAAACGTACAACGGAGTGGTTGACTGTGTTAG AAAAATCATGAGAAAAGAGGGCCCCGCTGCTTTTCTTAAGGGCGCCAGTTGTCGGGCCCTTGTCATCGCCCCTCTCTTTGGCATCGTGCAGGTCGTGTACTTTGTAGGAGTTGGAGACATCCTGCTTGGTTACACACCTTATAGCGTCTATTCTGTATAG
- the slc25a55b gene encoding solute carrier family 25 member 55b isoform X2, with translation MAHQQQMSLPAKLINGGIAGMVGVTCVFPIDLAKTRLQNQRSGQQLYKNMMDCLIKTVKSEGYFGMYRGAAVNLTLVTPEKAIKLAANDFFRHQLSKDGGKLTVFKEMLAGCCAGMCQVIITTPMEMLKIQLQDAGRLAAQQRVMPSVVATLKMGGTSAVLSRSYNASPSPQVRTVSATQITRDLLKTKGVTGLYRGLGATLMRDIPFSVIYFPLFAHLHQLGQNSSDNPSVPFHWSFVSGCLAGSVAAVAVSPCDVVKTRLQSLKKGTNEETYNGVVDCVRKIMRKEGPAAFLKGASCRALVIAPLFGIVQVVYFVGVGDILLGYTPYSVYN, from the exons ATGGCCCACCAACAACAGATGAG CTTACCAGCCAAACTGATTAATGGAGGAATTGCAGGCATGGTCGGAGTCACCTGTGTATTCCCAATCGACCTGGCCAAGACACGCCTGCAAAATCAACGGAGCGGGCAACAACTGTACAAGAATAT GATGGACTGTCTCATAAAGACGGTAAAATCCGAGGGCTACTTTGGCATGTATAGAG GCGCTGCTGTCAATCTCACCCTAGTGACTCCCGAGAAAGCCATTAAACTCGCCGCCAACGACTTTTTTCGCCACCAGCTCAGCAAAGATGG TGGTAAACTGACGGTGTTTAAGGAGATGTTGGCGGGATGTTGTGCGGGAATGTGCCAGGTGATTATCACCACGCCCATGGAGATGCTGAAGATCCAGCTCCAGGATGCCGGCAGGCTCG CGGCACAGCAGCGAGTAATGCCCAGTGTGGTAGCAACTCTGAAGATGGGCGGGACCAGCGCTGTCCTTAGTCGTTCCTACAACGCAAGCCCCTCGCCTCAGGTCAGGACAGTATCAGCCACACAGATTACCAGAGACTTGCTGAAGACCAAAGGTGTCACAGGATTGTACAGGGGACTCGGGGCCACGTTAATGCG GGACATTCCCTTCTCGGTCATCTACTTCCCTCTTTTTGCACACTTGCACCAACTCGGTCAGAATTCGTCAGACAACCCATCGGTGCCCTTCCATTGGTCTTTTGTGTCCGGATGCTTGGCTGGATCCGTTGCAGCCGTGGCTGTCAGCCCATGTGACG tggTCAAAACAAGACTACAATCCCTGAAAAAGGGAACCAACGAGGAAACGTACAACGGAGTGGTTGACTGTGTTAG AAAAATCATGAGAAAAGAGGGCCCCGCTGCTTTTCTTAAGGGCGCCAGTTGTCGGGCCCTTGTCATCGCCCCTCTCTTTGGCATCGTGCAGGTCGTGTACTTTGTAGGAGTTGGAGACATCCTGCTTGGTTACACACCTTATAGCGTCTAT AACTAA